In the Mycolicibacter minnesotensis genome, GCAGGTCGGGAAAGAGGTGATGCTCGATCTGGTGCGACAGGCTGCCGCTGAAGAATCGCATCGCCGGCCCGGCGTCGATGTTCGCGCTGCCCAACAGTTGCCGCAGGTACCACTGCCCCTGAGATTCACCCACCATGTCCGTCTTGGTGAATTTCTCTGCGCCATCAGGGAAGTGACCGCAGAAGATGATCGCGTTGGCCCACAGGTTGCGAATCACATTGGCGATCGCGTTGGCCTTCACGGTCGAGGCGAACGTGGCCCCTGGCGACAGCGATGTCAGGGCTGGAAAGGCGACATAGTCCTTGAGCACCTGGCGGCCGGCTTTGCCGCCGAACTCCCGGACCCGCTCCAGGCTCTCCTGACGGTCACTGCGGCCCTTGAAGATCTTGCCGAGTTCCAAGTGCTGCAACCCGACGCCCCACTCGAAGCCGATCGCCAACATGGCGTTGTAGAACAGATTGAAAAGGTTGAAGCGCTGCCAGGGCGTATCGCGAGTCACGCGCAGCAGGCCGTAACCGACATCGTCGTCCATGCCGAGAATGTTGGTGTACTTGTGGTGCGCGAAGTTGTGGGTGAAGCGCCAATGCTTGGCGTAGCCGGCCATGTCCCACTCCCAGCCGGTGGAATGGATTTCGGGATCGTTCATCCAGTCCCACTGACCGTGCATGACGTTGTGGCCGATCTCCATGTTCTCCACGATCTTGGCCACGCCCAGAGTCGCGGTACCGGCCCAGCGCGCCCAGCGCCGATTTCCCGCCGCCAGCAGCAGCCGGCCGGTGACCTCGAGCGCCCGTTGGGCGGCAATGGTGCGATGGATGTATCGGGCGTCGCGCTCCCCGCGGTCGGCTTCGACGTCCCGGCGGATGGCATCCAGTTCTGCGGCAAGGTTCGCCACGTCGGCGTCACTGAGGTGAGCGAACACCTCGACGTCGGTTACCGCCATCAGACCGCCTTTCGTGAACGCGTATCGTCCATACGTACGCTATACACCTACGCTATCGTAACCTACGCATCCGTAGGTTACCAGCGGGTAATCGTCAGGCGTCTAGTTCGCAATCGCCGGCCGCAGCGCTGACGCACGTCTGGACACGAGTGCCCGGCTCATGATCGGCACCGGTGCGCAGATCGCGTACCTGTCCGGCGACCAGCATCACCACGCACGACTGACAGATACCCATGCGACATCCGAAAGGCATCGAAACGCCGGCGTTCTCGCCGGCCTCGAGCAGCGTCGTCGCGGCATCTGCTGCCACACTCTTGCCGCTCGCGGCAAAGGTGACCGTGCCACCGCCCTCGGCCACCGCGGTGCGGGCCACGGCGAATCGCTCCACGTGCAGGTGGTCGGCGATACCGGCGGCAGCCCAGGCGCGCTCGGCGTCGGCCAACAACGCCGCGGGCCCACACGCCCACGTCTGCCGCACGCGCCAATCAGGCACTTCCCCGTCGAGGACCTCGGGCCCCCGCAGCTCGAGCCGGCCCTGGTCGCGTGTGGTGCGCAACAGCAGCCGGTAGCCAGGATGCGCACGCGCCAAGGCGGCGAGCTCGTCGGCGAACAGCGCGTCGGCGGCCGTGGGCGCCGAATGCAGGTGGACTACGTCGGCGATGGCGCCTCGGCGGGCCAGTGAGCGCAGCATGGCCATGATCGGGGTGATTCCGGATCCCGCGGTGACGAACAGCAGCGCAGCTGGGGGCGGTTCAGGCAAGACGAATTCGCCCTGCGGGGCAGCCAGCCGCACCACGGTCCCCGGGGCGACACCGTCCACCAGATGGCTGGACAGAAAACCCTCCGGCATCGCCTTGACGGTGATCGAGATGGTGCGCGCACCGCGCAGCGGCGCAGATGTCAGCGAATAGGACCGCCAGCGCCACCGCCCGTCGACCCGCAGACCGATGCCGATGTACTGGCCGGCCTGGTAATCGAAGTGGAAACCCCAGCCGGGCTTGATGGTCAGCGTCGCCGAATCCTCGGTCTCACGCCGAACCGCCACCACCCGGCCCCGCAGTTCCCGCGCTGACCACAACGGATTGGCCAGCCGTAGGTAGTCGTCCGGCAGCAACGGGGTGGTTATCTGTGTTGCGATACGACGCAGAGCATTCCAGCCTGGATGGCGATCGGACCCCGCGGCGGTCGGGCGCCTGGTGTCACCGATCTGCGCGACGATCGCCGAATGCTTCTTGCTCACGAAGACTTCCCTGCTCGCTACCGAAGGTTGACAAACCTACGGTACCGTAACCTCACCTCGGCGGCATCAGAGCAGGTCGAGCAGGAACGGCAGCTCCTGGGTCGCGTACCAGGCCAAGTCATGATCCTGCGCGTCCCCAACAGTCAGCTCGGCGTCCTCGTCGCCCAGATCGGCGTCGTCGATCACCGCAATGGCCGCCCGCACGGCCGGTTCAGCCGCAGCGTTGTCCACATACGCCGCGACGACGTCCGTGATCGCCACCGGCCCCGCCAGCCGAACCACCGCCACATCCAGGTCGGGCCGGGTAGTAGCCCCGTCCACCTCAGCCACCAATACCGCACGGCGGGTGGGCAGCTTCTCGCCTGCCGACGCACCGTCCTCGGCACCGAGCAAGCGCAGCGAGGCCAGCGCCGCCTCGCCGAGCGCAACTTCGGCCAGCTCATCGTCGTCGCCGTGGGCATAGGCCTCGCGCAGTGCGGGCGTCACCGCGAACGCCGTCCCACTGACCGGACGCATTGAACCATCGGCGACCAATTGGGCCAGCATGGCCAGTGTCGCCGGGATGTATACCCGCATAAGCCCAGACCTTAGTCCGCTCGGTCAGCCTTAGCGTGATCGACAAACGGTCGGCACATAGTTCCGGCGGTCATGGCCGAACCCGGCCCCGTGCTCCGAGCGGAACCGCGATAGGCGCCACTACCTCGACGACCGCTGAAGAACATTCCGATGAGCGGAAACCCGACACCCAGCGCGCCAGCGGTCGGCATAGTCTCGCCGCGCGGGCCGACAACGATCGCCATAGTTAGGAGCACAGTCAGTGGATGAAAGGGTGGTCAGATCCGGCCCGGCTCAACAACGCGCGAGGATCGTCCTGGCCGCTCGGCAACAAGCGGTGAACGGCTATGCGTCGGTGCACATCAGATCGGTCGCGGATTCAGCGGGAGTAAGCCCAACCGCGCTCTATCAACATTTCTCTTCGAAGGATGACCTGCTCGTCTACTGTCTGCACAGTTGGCTAGACGATTTCAAAGCCGCGACGACCCCGACGCCATCCAGACCAGCTGATCCCTACCGGCGGCTGCAGCTCGTCGTCGACGCACTGACCGAACGAATGTCGTCCACGCCGCGGTTCGCCGATACCGTGGCACGTGCCTACCTACATGCAGTCGGTTCGGCCGCCCGTGGAGCCACGTTGGTGCGGGAAACACTGATAGCGATCTTCGTTGAAGCAGTGGGCGACCCGAACTCCCCAGATCACGAACACCTGCGCCACGTCGCTGCGCTAGTCGCCGACGTCTGGATCACGAATATTCTGGCGATCGCACAAAATCGGACGACACCCGAGGAGCTGCAGAATCGCCTCTCCTGGACCATATCGGCCATCCGCAGCAACTCAGCACGCCAAAGCCGACCGACAAATGTTCTCCGGCAGCGGATTCGAACCTCCTGACCGCCCCGGCCAGTTGTTCCAGGATCGCCTGGGCCTGCGGCCGTGTCGTCATGCCGCGATTATTTCGCGGCCCGCTCCCGCTGAATCTCCAGCGCGATGTCGATCAGCTGGTCCTCCTGGCCACCGATCAGCTTGCGCTGGCCCACCCGCAGCAGCAGCTCATGCGCCGGCACGCCGTAACGCTCGCCCTGGCGCACCGCGTGCTTGAGGAAGCTGGAGTACACCCCGGAGTAACCCATGATGAGCGCGTTGCGGTCCAGCACGCACTCGGCCGGCATGGCCGGACGCACCACTTCCTCGGCGGCATCAGCGATGTCGAAGAAGTCGATGCCGGTCTTGATCCCGACCTTGTCGAAAACCCCGATCAGTGCCTCGACCGGAGCATTGCCCGCGCCCGCACCGAACCGGCGCACCGAACCGTCGATCTGCTTGGCCCCGGCGCGTGCGGCCTCCAACGAGTTGGCGACCCCGAGTCCGAGGTTCTCGTGGCCATGAAAACCAACTTGAGCAGCCGATCCTAATTCGGCGACCAGCGCCTGGACCCGGTCGCGAACTCCTTCGAGCACCAAGGCACCAGCGGAGTCGACCACATAGACGCACTGGCATCCGGCATCAGCCATGATGCGGGCCTGAGCCGCCAGCTTCTCCGGGGTGACGGTGTGGGCCATCATCAAGAAGCCGACGGTTTCCAGGCCCAACTCGCGCGCCAGGCCGAAGTGCTGGATGGAGACGTCAGCCTCGGTGCAGTGGGTGGCGATACGGCAGATGGAGCCACCGTTGTCCTGCGCCTCTTTGATGTCCTCCTTGGTGCCCACGCCGGGCAGCATCAAGAAGGCGATCTTGGCGTCCTTGGCGGTCTGCGCCGCGAGCTTGATCAGTTCCTGCTCCGGGGTTTTGGACAACCCGTAGTTGAAGCTGGACCCGCCCAGGCCGTCGCCGTGGGTCACCTCGATCACCGGCACGCCGGCAGCATCCAGGGCGGCGACGATCGCGGTGACCTCGTCGGAGGTGAACTGGTGACGCTTGTGGTGCGAACCATCCCGCAGCGAGGTGTCGGTGATCCGCACATCGAAGATGTGGTCGCTCATTTCGCTCCTCCAGCCTTTGCCGCCGCCATCTCGCGGGCAATCTCCTCGCCGACCTTGGTCGCGGCGGCGGTCATGATGTCCAGGTTGCCCGCATAGGGGGGCAGATAATCACCGGCGCCCTCGACCTCGACGAACGTGGTCACCACCGCACGCCCGCCGGAGTTCAGCGACGGCTCGTCGAACTGCGGCTCGTTGAGCAGCCGGTAGCCCGGCACATAGGTCTGCACCTGGGCGACGACATCCTTGATCGACGCGGTGATCGCGTCGCGGTCGGCGTCCTCGGGGATCTGGCAGAAGATGGTGTCGCGCATGATCATCGGCGGGTCGGCCGGGTTCAAGATGATGATCGCCTTGCCGCGCTGCGCTCCACCGATGGTCTGCACGCCGGCCGAAGTGGTCTTGGTGAACTCATCGATGTTGGCCCGGGTTCCCGGGCCGGCCGACACGCTGGCGACGCTGGCCACGATCTCGGCATAGGGCACGGTGCCGCCTTGGGCTGTGACCGCGCGGGTGACGGCGTACACGATCGGAATGGTGGCCTGGCCACCGCAGGTGATCATGTTGACGTTCGGCGCGTCGACATGTTCGTGCAGGTTCGCCGGCGGAATCACCGCCGGGCCCACCGCAGCCGGGGTCAAGTCGATGGCCCGGATACCGGCGGCCTCGTACTTGGGCGCGTACGCCTTGTGCACATAGGCGCTGGTGGCCTCGAACACGAAGTCCGGCTTCTCATCCAGAGCCAGCAGCCAGTCCGCCCCTTCGGCCGAGGTCTCCAGGCCGAGCTTGCGCGCCCGCGCCAGCCCCTCAGACTCGGGGTCGATGCCGATCATCCAACGCGGCTCCAGCCACTCCGAACGCAGCAACTTGTACAACAGGTCAGTACTGATATTACCCGACCCGACAATCGCAACTGAGGCCTTAGCAGCCATAACGCTTCCCGTCTTTCCCCACGATGCACCGTGATATCAGCGCACAACTACGTGGACCCTCTCGCAATCCGCCTCCGTTGCGCGGATCGTCGTCCACCCACTGGACGTCAGATACCTCACAGGTTCAAGTCGCCCCCGGAGAACTCCTTGAGCGCATATTCGAGAGAAACTTCACCAGGTAGCGAGGCAAACCCCAGACCGGCACAGCAGCGGGCCAAGACTCCGCACGAAAGTACGCGTCAGAACCGCCGTCAACGAAAATCATGCTGCCGCATAGAAAATCAGCAGCATCGGAAAGCATGAACACCATCCAGTCCGCAAGCTGTCCGGCGTCACCATAGCCGCCGACAGGAACCGGAAATGCCTTGATCGCCTTGGCCTCGGCGGGATTGGCCAGCTGTTCGGCCAATAGCGGAGTCATGATGGCGCCGGGTGCAATCGCATTGAGCCTGATGCCCGCACCGGCCCATTCGCCGGTGACCGCGTGACGTCGAACCCAGCGGGACAACGCAATCTTGGAGGCCGCGTAGATCATCGGGGCGGATCGGCTGCCGAAGATGCGGACCGCACCGAGCGCTTTGTCGACATCTCCGGCGAGCAGGGCGCGGATCGCACGGCGCGGTACCAGTGGCGTCGTGGTGGTGGAGTTGCTCGCAATAACAACCACCTTGGCGTTTACCGCGCGAGCCAATGCGGGCCGCAAGACGGTCAAAACGTCAACCACGCCGAAGTAGTTGACCTGGGCGATCAAACGCTGACGTCCGGGGATGGGGCCCAATCCGGCAGCAAGGACAGCACCATCGAGGATCCCGCCACAGGCGTCCAGAGTCGCCTGGGCAGCCGCTCGTCGCCCTATGTGCGTCGACAGATCAGCCATGACGTCCGCATCTCTGATGTCGATCCCGATGACGGTATGACCGGCCGCACGGAGCTTTTCGGCAGCCTGGCGCCCCATGCCCGATGCAGATCCGGTCACTACGTACGTTCCCACTGCGCACCTCTCGCTTCCACCACTGGCTTTTGAAAACGTCGGAGACAGCTACCTGACGTCACCAGTCCACCCACGCGGTGATGCTCCGTAGCAGCGCATCGAGGTCCCAGACATCGGCACTGCCGGTGAAACAACGCCGGCCGGCAGCCACGACCAGTTCCACCGTTGTCGCGCGATCGTCAACTGCGCCGGTGACCGCGGCGACCTTGCCGGCAAGCCTCGGCATCATGACGCCTTGAGCAGCCGGAATCCCTTGTACCCGGCGCCGGCGACTTCGGCGCAGATATCGAGGTAGGTGGCGAATCCCCCGATGAAGAGCATGAACACCCGCGCCTTTCCAGGCACATTGGCGCCCACGTACCAGGAGTTCGCGTGGGGAAACAGCGTGGCGTCGGCACGCTGGTTACAGTCGGCGATCCAGGTGTCGACGGCGTCCGCGGTGGCCTCGATGGCCGCGTAGCCGTGCTGGTCGAGGTAGCCGACGGCGTCACAGATCCAGTTGATGTGTGCCTCGGCGTGCAAGACCATGTTGGCTAGCACGGCCGGCGCCCCGGGACCGGAGACCAAGAATAGGTTGGGAAATCCGTCGACACCGAGCCCGAGATAGGTGCGGGGGCCGTGCGACCAGTCGTCGGCCAGTTTCCGCCCGCTGCGACCGACAATGTCGATCTTGGCCAGTGTCCCGGTCATGGCGTCGAAACCGGTGGCCAACACGATCGCGTCGAGATCGTAATGCTTTGCAGAGGTCGTGATACCGGAGGCGTCGATCGACTCGATGGGCGTCTTGCGGACGCTGACCAGGGACACATTCGGCCGGTTGAAGGTCTGGAAGTAGTTGGTGTCAGTGCAGATTCGCTTGGTGCCGATGGGATGGTCGTTGGGGATCAGCAGCTCGGCGACCTCAGGGTCGTCGATCACCGCGCGGATCTTCTCCTCGTAGAACTTACGGGCCTCTTCGTTGGCCTCGATGTTGATCATCTGATCGGCAAAGGTCTTGGAGAACAGCACGCCGCCCAGATGCCAGCGTTCCTCGAAGGCGGCGTGACGCTCCTCGGGCGTGGCTTCCATGGTCAGCTTTGGATGGGCCACATGCGGGGATCCTCCGCCGCTGCGCCACGACATCCGGCGCCGTTCGTCGTAGTTCGCCTTGGCGTGCGCGATCTCCTCGGCGGTCAGCGGACGATTGCCCGCCGGCACGCTGTAGTTGGGGGTGCGCTGAAAGACGAAGAGTTCGGCAGCCTGCTCGGCGATGATCGGAATTGACTGCACGCCTGAGGAACCGGTGCCGATCACGCCGACCCGCTTTCCGGTGAAGTCGACGCCTTCATGCGGCCAGTGCGCGGTGTGATAAATGTCGCCGCCGAACGTGTCCAGACCCGGGATGTCCGGCGTCAACGGCGAGGACAGTGGCCCGGTGGCCATCACCACGAAGCGCGCGGTGACCATCTCTTCGCTGTCGGTGGTCACCGTCCAGCGCAGGGTGTCCTCATCGAGAACCGAA is a window encoding:
- a CDS encoding fatty acid desaturase family protein; this translates as MAVTDVEVFAHLSDADVANLAAELDAIRRDVEADRGERDARYIHRTIAAQRALEVTGRLLLAAGNRRWARWAGTATLGVAKIVENMEIGHNVMHGQWDWMNDPEIHSTGWEWDMAGYAKHWRFTHNFAHHKYTNILGMDDDVGYGLLRVTRDTPWQRFNLFNLFYNAMLAIGFEWGVGLQHLELGKIFKGRSDRQESLERVREFGGKAGRQVLKDYVAFPALTSLSPGATFASTVKANAIANVIRNLWANAIIFCGHFPDGAEKFTKTDMVGESQGQWYLRQLLGSANIDAGPAMRFFSGSLSHQIEHHLFPDLPSNRYPEIAERVRAVCERYDLPYTSGPFLVQYGKTWRTIAKLSLPDRFLRDTADDAPETRSEKMFAELGSDFTRVDPATGRRRGLKTAISAVRGWRRDKRMDQAA
- a CDS encoding ferredoxin reductase translates to MSKKHSAIVAQIGDTRRPTAAGSDRHPGWNALRRIATQITTPLLPDDYLRLANPLWSARELRGRVVAVRRETEDSATLTIKPGWGFHFDYQAGQYIGIGLRVDGRWRWRSYSLTSAPLRGARTISITVKAMPEGFLSSHLVDGVAPGTVVRLAAPQGEFVLPEPPPAALLFVTAGSGITPIMAMLRSLARRGAIADVVHLHSAPTAADALFADELAALARAHPGYRLLLRTTRDQGRLELRGPEVLDGEVPDWRVRQTWACGPAALLADAERAWAAAGIADHLHVERFAVARTAVAEGGGTVTFAASGKSVAADAATTLLEAGENAGVSMPFGCRMGICQSCVVMLVAGQVRDLRTGADHEPGTRVQTCVSAAAGDCELDA
- a CDS encoding DUF6912 family protein, translating into MRVYIPATLAMLAQLVADGSMRPVSGTAFAVTPALREAYAHGDDDELAEVALGEAALASLRLLGAEDGASAGEKLPTRRAVLVAEVDGATTRPDLDVAVVRLAGPVAITDVVAAYVDNAAAEPAVRAAIAVIDDADLGDEDAELTVGDAQDHDLAWYATQELPFLLDLL
- a CDS encoding TetR/AcrR family transcriptional regulator — encoded protein: MDERVVRSGPAQQRARIVLAARQQAVNGYASVHIRSVADSAGVSPTALYQHFSSKDDLLVYCLHSWLDDFKAATTPTPSRPADPYRRLQLVVDALTERMSSTPRFADTVARAYLHAVGSAARGATLVRETLIAIFVEAVGDPNSPDHEHLRHVAALVADVWITNILAIAQNRTTPEELQNRLSWTISAIRSNSARQSRPTNVLRQRIRTS
- the dmpG gene encoding 4-hydroxy-2-oxovalerate aldolase; the protein is MSDHIFDVRITDTSLRDGSHHKRHQFTSDEVTAIVAALDAAGVPVIEVTHGDGLGGSSFNYGLSKTPEQELIKLAAQTAKDAKIAFLMLPGVGTKEDIKEAQDNGGSICRIATHCTEADVSIQHFGLARELGLETVGFLMMAHTVTPEKLAAQARIMADAGCQCVYVVDSAGALVLEGVRDRVQALVAELGSAAQVGFHGHENLGLGVANSLEAARAGAKQIDGSVRRFGAGAGNAPVEALIGVFDKVGIKTGIDFFDIADAAEEVVRPAMPAECVLDRNALIMGYSGVYSSFLKHAVRQGERYGVPAHELLLRVGQRKLIGGQEDQLIDIALEIQRERAAK
- a CDS encoding acetaldehyde dehydrogenase (acetylating); its protein translation is MAAKASVAIVGSGNISTDLLYKLLRSEWLEPRWMIGIDPESEGLARARKLGLETSAEGADWLLALDEKPDFVFEATSAYVHKAYAPKYEAAGIRAIDLTPAAVGPAVIPPANLHEHVDAPNVNMITCGGQATIPIVYAVTRAVTAQGGTVPYAEIVASVASVSAGPGTRANIDEFTKTTSAGVQTIGGAQRGKAIIILNPADPPMIMRDTIFCQIPEDADRDAITASIKDVVAQVQTYVPGYRLLNEPQFDEPSLNSGGRAVVTTFVEVEGAGDYLPPYAGNLDIMTAAATKVGEEIAREMAAAKAGGAK
- a CDS encoding SDR family oxidoreductase gives rise to the protein MGTYVVTGSASGMGRQAAEKLRAAGHTVIGIDIRDADVMADLSTHIGRRAAAQATLDACGGILDGAVLAAGLGPIPGRQRLIAQVNYFGVVDVLTVLRPALARAVNAKVVVIASNSTTTTPLVPRRAIRALLAGDVDKALGAVRIFGSRSAPMIYAASKIALSRWVRRHAVTGEWAGAGIRLNAIAPGAIMTPLLAEQLANPAEAKAIKAFPVPVGGYGDAGQLADWMVFMLSDAADFLCGSMIFVDGGSDAYFRAESWPAAVPVWGLPRYLVKFLSNMRSRSSPGAT
- a CDS encoding flavin-containing monooxygenase translates to MAPVSSATESSIDVIVVGAGFGGLYALHKFREQGLSVRVFEAAPEVGGTWYFNRYPGARCDVESLDYCYSFSPELQQEWTWTEKYATQSEILDYMTWVADKLDLRSGITFNTRVVSSVLDEDTLRWTVTTDSEEMVTARFVVMATGPLSSPLTPDIPGLDTFGGDIYHTAHWPHEGVDFTGKRVGVIGTGSSGVQSIPIIAEQAAELFVFQRTPNYSVPAGNRPLTAEEIAHAKANYDERRRMSWRSGGGSPHVAHPKLTMEATPEERHAAFEERWHLGGVLFSKTFADQMINIEANEEARKFYEEKIRAVIDDPEVAELLIPNDHPIGTKRICTDTNYFQTFNRPNVSLVSVRKTPIESIDASGITTSAKHYDLDAIVLATGFDAMTGTLAKIDIVGRSGRKLADDWSHGPRTYLGLGVDGFPNLFLVSGPGAPAVLANMVLHAEAHINWICDAVGYLDQHGYAAIEATADAVDTWIADCNQRADATLFPHANSWYVGANVPGKARVFMLFIGGFATYLDICAEVAGAGYKGFRLLKAS